One segment of Phaeacidiphilus oryzae TH49 DNA contains the following:
- a CDS encoding DNA-3-methyladenine glycosylase I codes for MIPASAALPGPDGLLRCPWGLSADDYREYHDSEWGVPVHGDDALFERICLEAFQSGLSWLTILRRREGFRRAFDGFAIAEVAEYTEADAERLLADPGIIRNRAKIAAAIANARAARELGAGELDALIWSFAPDPAPAAPKTPADVPATTPESTALAKSLKRHGFRFVGPTTAYALMQACGLVNDHLADCHAR; via the coding sequence ATGATCCCCGCCTCCGCCGCGCTTCCCGGCCCCGACGGACTGCTCCGCTGCCCCTGGGGGCTGAGCGCCGACGACTACCGCGAGTACCACGACAGCGAGTGGGGCGTCCCGGTCCACGGCGACGACGCGCTGTTCGAGCGGATCTGCCTGGAGGCCTTCCAGTCCGGCCTCTCCTGGCTGACCATCCTCCGCCGCCGCGAGGGCTTCCGCCGCGCGTTCGACGGCTTCGCCATCGCCGAGGTCGCGGAGTACACCGAGGCGGACGCCGAGCGGCTTCTCGCCGACCCCGGCATCATCCGCAACCGCGCGAAGATCGCCGCCGCGATCGCCAACGCGCGGGCCGCGCGCGAGCTCGGCGCGGGTGAACTGGACGCCCTCATCTGGTCCTTCGCCCCCGATCCCGCGCCCGCCGCGCCGAAGACGCCGGCCGACGTCCCCGCCACCACCCCGGAGTCCACCGCCCTCGCCAAGTCCCTCAAGCGGCACGGCTTCCGCTTCGTGGGACCGACCACCGCGTACGCCCTGATGCAGGCCTGCGGCCTGGTCAACGACCACCTGGCGGACTGTCACGCGCGCTGA
- the folP gene encoding dihydropteroate synthase: MAIVNRTPDSFFDKGATFDDEPAFAAAARAIEEGAAILDIGGVKAGPGEEVTVEEELRRTVPFVAELRRRHPEVVISVDTWRAEVGDAVCEVGADLLNDAWGGVDPGLAEVAAKHRVGLVCTHAGGAEPRTRPHRVEYADVMADILRVTRGLAERAVELGVPRESVIIDPGHDFGKNTRHSLEATRRLPEMADTGWPVLVSLSNKDFVGESIDRPVNERLLGTLATTAVSAWLGARVYRVHQVRETRETLDMVAAIAGTREPAVARRGLA, translated from the coding sequence ATGGCCATCGTCAACCGGACGCCCGACTCGTTCTTCGACAAGGGGGCGACCTTCGACGACGAGCCGGCCTTCGCCGCGGCGGCGCGGGCGATCGAGGAGGGCGCCGCCATCCTGGACATCGGCGGGGTGAAGGCCGGCCCCGGCGAGGAGGTCACCGTCGAGGAGGAGCTGCGCCGGACGGTGCCGTTCGTGGCCGAGCTGCGGCGGCGCCACCCCGAGGTGGTGATCAGCGTCGACACCTGGCGGGCGGAGGTCGGGGACGCGGTCTGCGAGGTCGGGGCCGACCTGCTGAACGACGCCTGGGGCGGGGTGGATCCGGGGCTGGCCGAGGTCGCGGCGAAGCACCGGGTGGGGCTGGTCTGCACCCACGCGGGCGGGGCCGAGCCCCGGACGCGGCCGCACCGGGTCGAGTACGCGGACGTGATGGCCGACATCCTGCGGGTCACCCGGGGGCTCGCGGAGCGGGCGGTGGAGCTGGGGGTGCCGCGGGAGTCGGTGATCATCGATCCCGGCCATGACTTCGGTAAGAACACCCGCCACTCGCTGGAGGCGACCCGGCGGCTGCCGGAGATGGCGGACACCGGGTGGCCGGTGCTGGTCTCCCTGTCCAACAAGGACTTCGTCGGGGAGTCGATCGACCGGCCGGTGAACGAGCGGCTGCTGGGGACCCTGGCGACCACGGCGGTCTCGGCGTGGCTGGGAGCGCGGGTGTACCGGGTCCACCAGGTGCGGGAGACGCGGGAGACGCTGGACATGGTGGCCGCGATCGCGGGGACGCGGGAGCCGGCGGTGGCGCGGCGAGGGCTGGCGTAG
- a CDS encoding LOG family protein translates to MTDKDKSAAQKPRQQQEKYRGPVLLRGGQIDAGTTDQRLLDTAGPADWLHTDPWRVLRIQSEFVEGFGALAELGPAISVFGSARTPVDSPEYAAGVKLGRAISEAGWAVITGGGPGAMEAANRGAHEAGGTSVGLGIELPFEQGLNRYVDLGLNFRYFFVRKTMFVKYAQGFVVLPGGFGTLDELFEALTLVQTRKVTRFPVVLFGREYWGGLLEWLRGTVVGQGKASPADPDLVHVVDDVEEAVEILHEAREHRNGTTALPHRPE, encoded by the coding sequence ATGACGGACAAGGACAAGAGCGCAGCGCAGAAGCCACGGCAGCAGCAGGAGAAGTACCGCGGGCCGGTCCTCCTCCGGGGAGGCCAGATCGACGCCGGCACCACGGACCAGCGGCTGCTGGACACCGCGGGACCGGCCGACTGGCTGCACACCGACCCGTGGCGGGTGCTGCGCATCCAGTCCGAGTTCGTCGAGGGCTTCGGCGCGCTGGCCGAACTCGGCCCCGCCATCAGCGTGTTCGGCTCGGCCCGCACGCCGGTCGACTCACCCGAGTACGCGGCCGGGGTCAAGCTCGGCCGGGCGATCTCCGAGGCCGGCTGGGCGGTCATCACCGGCGGCGGCCCCGGCGCGATGGAGGCCGCCAACCGGGGCGCCCACGAGGCCGGCGGCACCTCGGTCGGCCTCGGCATCGAGCTCCCCTTCGAGCAGGGCCTCAACCGCTACGTCGACCTGGGGCTGAACTTCCGCTACTTCTTCGTCCGCAAGACGATGTTCGTGAAGTACGCCCAGGGCTTCGTGGTCCTGCCCGGCGGCTTCGGCACCCTCGACGAGCTCTTCGAGGCCCTGACCCTGGTCCAGACCCGCAAGGTGACCCGCTTCCCGGTGGTCCTCTTCGGCCGCGAGTACTGGGGCGGGCTGCTGGAGTGGCTCCGCGGCACGGTGGTCGGCCAGGGCAAGGCGTCCCCCGCCGACCCCGACCTGGTCCACGTCGTCGACGACGTGGAGGAGGCCGTCGAGATCCTCCACGAGGCCCGCGAACACCGGAACGGCACGACGGCACTGCCGCACCGGCCGGAGTAG
- the dapE gene encoding succinyl-diaminopimelate desuccinylase, producing MTHLDLSLPADELTARLVDFPSVSGAEGPLADAVEAALRALPHLEVLRDGNALVARTSLGRAERVLLAGHLDTVPIADNVPSRTEGDLLYGCGTSDMKSGVAVQLRIAAGMTAPNRDLTFVFYDCEEVEAERNGLARLARDHPEWLAADFAVLMEPSSGQVEGGCQGTLRVAVRTRGRRAHSGRSWLGENAIHAAAPILARLADYQPRHPVIDGLEYREGLNAVGISGGIAGNVIPDECTVLVNFRFAPDRTEEEALAHVREVLDGFEIELTDTAPGALPGLGHPAAAAFIAATGATAQPKYGWTDVARFSALGVPAVNYGPGEPNLAHTRDEHCSRSAVLECEKRLRAWLS from the coding sequence ATGACCCATCTGGACCTGTCCCTGCCCGCCGACGAGCTCACCGCGCGACTCGTCGACTTCCCGTCGGTCAGCGGAGCGGAGGGCCCGCTCGCCGACGCGGTCGAGGCCGCCCTGCGCGCCCTCCCGCACCTGGAGGTGCTGCGCGACGGCAACGCCCTGGTCGCCCGGACGAGCCTCGGCCGGGCCGAGCGGGTACTCCTCGCCGGGCACCTGGACACCGTCCCGATCGCGGACAACGTCCCCTCGCGCACCGAGGGCGACCTCCTCTACGGCTGCGGCACCTCGGACATGAAGTCCGGCGTCGCCGTACAGCTGAGGATCGCCGCCGGGATGACCGCGCCCAACCGCGACCTCACCTTCGTCTTCTACGACTGCGAGGAGGTCGAGGCGGAGCGCAACGGCCTCGCCCGGCTCGCCCGCGACCACCCCGAGTGGCTGGCCGCCGACTTCGCCGTGCTGATGGAGCCGAGCAGCGGTCAGGTCGAGGGCGGCTGCCAGGGCACGCTCCGAGTGGCCGTCAGGACCCGCGGCCGGCGGGCCCATTCCGGCCGCTCCTGGCTCGGCGAGAACGCCATCCACGCCGCCGCTCCGATCCTCGCCCGGCTCGCCGACTACCAGCCCCGCCACCCGGTCATCGACGGCCTGGAGTACCGCGAGGGCCTCAACGCGGTGGGGATCTCCGGCGGCATCGCCGGCAACGTCATCCCGGACGAGTGCACGGTCCTCGTCAACTTCCGCTTCGCCCCCGACCGGACCGAGGAGGAGGCGCTGGCGCACGTCCGCGAGGTGCTGGACGGCTTCGAGATCGAGCTCACCGACACCGCCCCCGGCGCCCTCCCCGGCCTCGGCCACCCGGCCGCCGCCGCGTTCATCGCCGCCACCGGCGCCACCGCCCAGCCCAAGTACGGCTGGACGGACGTGGCCCGCTTCTCGGCCCTCGGCGTCCCCGCGGTCAACTACGGCCCCGGCGAACCCAACCTGGCCCACACCCGCGACGAGCACTGCTCCCGCTCCGCCGTCCTGGAATGCGAGAAGCGCCTCCGCGCCTGGCTCTCCTGA
- a CDS encoding ATP-binding protein, with amino-acid sequence MSHPLTRRIAQAALVMAAGAAPLVAAGSASAVDLPQTPDLGGLTNLDPSHLGDSVDGAAHGAGQQLGSTAGDAARQGIPTVADVAGDAARQGIPAAHQALGGLTGKTAQTLGSTAATTGGLAGHAAQSVHRGIPADGAGANPLGSVSSLPGSLPVNDLPLNSLTSGATQKSMPATAENRLGGVPGLGGAQGAGLPVVGGLPVVGGLTKTLPVG; translated from the coding sequence ATGTCTCACCCCCTCACGCGCCGGATCGCCCAGGCCGCCCTGGTCATGGCCGCCGGAGCGGCTCCGTTGGTCGCAGCCGGCTCCGCCTCGGCCGTGGACCTGCCGCAGACCCCGGATCTGGGTGGGCTCACCAACCTCGACCCGAGCCACCTCGGCGACTCGGTCGACGGCGCCGCTCACGGCGCCGGGCAGCAGCTCGGCTCGACCGCCGGCGACGCGGCCCGCCAGGGCATCCCCACCGTCGCCGACGTCGCCGGGGACGCTGCCCGCCAGGGCATCCCCGCGGCCCACCAGGCGCTCGGCGGCCTGACCGGCAAGACCGCCCAGACCCTGGGCTCCACCGCCGCCACCACCGGTGGTCTGGCCGGGCACGCGGCGCAGAGCGTCCACCGCGGGATCCCGGCGGACGGGGCGGGGGCGAACCCGCTGGGGTCCGTCTCCTCGCTGCCGGGCTCGCTGCCGGTGAACGACCTGCCGCTGAACAGCCTCACCTCGGGGGCCACCCAGAAGTCCATGCCGGCGACCGCGGAGAACCGGCTCGGCGGGGTGCCGGGGCTCGGCGGCGCCCAGGGTGCGGGGCTGCCGGTGGTCGGCGGGCTCCCCGTGGTCGGGGGGCTGACGAAGACGCTGCCGGTCGGCTAG
- the dapC gene encoding succinyldiaminopimelate transaminase yields the protein MTRADAQAAPSSGVDRGAARTVSALLPQFPWDRLEPYKKRALEHPDGIVDLSIGTPVDPVPALIQEALREHADTPGYPTVWGTRAYRDAILGWAGRRLGATALDEHGVLPVVGSKELVAWLPTQLGLGPGDVVAYPQLAYPTYEVGARLARADYASYVDDPRELDADVVSRLRLLWLNSPSNPTGRVLAADRLREIVEWARERGVLVVSDECYLELGWEADPVSILHPEVSGGSYEGLVAVHSLSKRSNLAGYRAAFLLGDDGLLHELLQVRKHGGMMTPAPVQAAAAVALGDDAHVAEQRERYARRRTALREALEAYGFRVDHSEASLYLWSTRDESCWDTVAALADLGILVAPGEFYGAEAGSRHVRVAFTATDERVDAAVIRLTGGA from the coding sequence ATGACCCGCGCCGACGCGCAGGCCGCGCCGTCCTCCGGTGTTGACCGGGGGGCGGCGCGGACCGTCTCCGCGCTCCTGCCCCAGTTCCCCTGGGACCGCCTGGAGCCCTACAAGAAGCGGGCGCTCGAACACCCGGACGGCATCGTCGACCTGTCCATCGGCACCCCGGTGGACCCGGTCCCGGCGCTGATCCAGGAGGCCCTGCGGGAGCACGCGGACACCCCCGGCTACCCCACGGTCTGGGGCACCCGGGCGTACCGCGACGCGATCCTCGGCTGGGCCGGGCGCCGGCTCGGCGCGACCGCGCTGGACGAGCACGGCGTGCTGCCCGTGGTCGGCTCCAAGGAGCTGGTCGCCTGGCTGCCGACGCAGCTCGGACTGGGCCCGGGCGACGTGGTGGCCTATCCCCAGCTGGCCTATCCGACCTACGAGGTGGGCGCCAGACTGGCCCGCGCCGACTACGCCTCCTACGTCGACGATCCGCGTGAACTGGACGCCGACGTGGTGTCCCGGCTGCGGCTGCTCTGGCTCAACTCCCCGTCCAACCCGACCGGCCGGGTGCTGGCCGCCGACCGGCTGCGGGAGATCGTGGAGTGGGCTCGGGAGCGCGGGGTGCTGGTCGTCTCCGACGAGTGCTACCTCGAACTCGGCTGGGAGGCCGACCCCGTGTCGATCCTCCACCCCGAGGTGAGCGGCGGCTCCTACGAGGGCCTGGTCGCCGTCCACTCGCTCTCCAAGCGGTCGAACCTGGCCGGCTACCGGGCCGCGTTCCTCCTCGGTGACGACGGGCTGCTCCACGAGCTGCTCCAGGTGCGGAAGCACGGCGGGATGATGACGCCGGCTCCGGTCCAGGCCGCGGCCGCGGTCGCGCTGGGCGACGACGCCCATGTCGCCGAGCAGCGGGAGCGGTACGCCCGCCGGCGCACGGCGCTGCGCGAGGCGCTGGAGGCGTACGGCTTCCGCGTGGACCACTCCGAGGCGAGCCTCTATCTCTGGTCCACCCGGGACGAGAGCTGCTGGGACACCGTCGCGGCCCTGGCCGACCTCGGCATCCTGGTCGCCCCCGGCGAGTTCTACGGCGCGGAGGCGGGCTCCCGCCACGTCCGCGTCGCCTTCACCGCGACCGACGAACGCGTCGACGCCGCGGTGATCCGCTTGACCGGTGGCGCCTGA